The following proteins are encoded in a genomic region of Thermococcus henrietii:
- a CDS encoding methyl-accepting chemotaxis protein, giving the protein MNFRTKIVGIVVVSLFLVAVIASAMMLYTGNHTSDIIQQKLAPEVDYQAKEMTMAQANALAEQFSGFFREVEALGRATQQLTIISLNDLNKTGTPFGSPGYAEKLKPLLLERFSTIAKAEPKLSAVYFGDVNGNMYIYPEQKLPAGYDPRKRPWYQEAVQKNGPVWSQPYRDASTGKWVVTYAVPVYYNGKLVGVIGLDVFIDTLAKAVTSVKIGKTGYAYVVGPNGLIYIHPDPQIEMKLNVFKEPSLKPVAEIIKSGEPNATTIYTWEGVRAVAAGVKIPETGWYVFAKVPVSEISAGIIKAVDDTRKTTQRAALYMTLIILAISAVLVGAAYKITQSSIKPLEELKRVAQALAEGRLSEVNRELKRIRYLEDDEIGALIKAFEAVGKDLVGTLNTIATKLERLAEGDLSNGLSMEAKGELKEILEDLKDTNEKLKGLIGEIVNVTDELEKKANTLAQISKDVTEAINQVNEAVQQVSIEAQRQQEHINEITEGMRFVAETSAESVRAMEEFEGAVGEVVNIANEGREKSEVSAQQIESIQETMSKIEHAVTKVAEMSRSIEEITDVITNIAEQTNLLALNAAIEAARAGEAGRGFAVVAQEIRKLAEESKQAADNIKNIIDQITTEIRDAVESTEKGVEVVGESAETLRETITYLGNIADLLQEASGRMGEVKEQIIRTQEEVDKALRALENLAASAEETTASAEEVSSAVEEQTAATEELERAANDLKRIVEQLREIISKFKL; this is encoded by the coding sequence ATGAACTTCAGGACGAAAATTGTTGGTATCGTTGTCGTTTCGCTGTTCCTCGTGGCAGTGATAGCCAGCGCCATGATGCTGTACACGGGAAACCACACAAGCGACATAATCCAGCAGAAGCTAGCACCAGAGGTGGACTACCAGGCCAAGGAAATGACTATGGCGCAGGCAAACGCACTCGCGGAACAGTTCAGCGGGTTCTTCAGGGAGGTCGAAGCCCTCGGACGGGCCACGCAACAGCTCACCATAATATCGCTGAACGACCTGAACAAGACTGGGACGCCATTTGGAAGTCCCGGCTACGCTGAAAAGCTGAAGCCCCTGCTCCTCGAACGCTTTTCAACGATAGCCAAAGCGGAGCCAAAGCTCAGCGCGGTGTACTTCGGCGACGTGAACGGCAACATGTACATTTATCCTGAGCAGAAGCTTCCGGCCGGTTACGACCCGAGGAAGAGGCCGTGGTACCAGGAGGCAGTCCAGAAGAACGGACCGGTCTGGAGCCAGCCCTATCGCGACGCCTCAACCGGAAAGTGGGTCGTGACTTACGCCGTTCCAGTCTATTACAACGGTAAACTCGTTGGTGTCATTGGTCTGGATGTGTTCATAGACACGCTCGCAAAGGCCGTTACAAGCGTTAAGATAGGAAAAACGGGCTACGCGTACGTCGTCGGTCCAAACGGCCTGATATACATCCACCCCGACCCCCAGATTGAGATGAAGCTCAATGTCTTCAAAGAGCCCAGCCTCAAACCCGTCGCCGAGATAATCAAGAGCGGAGAACCAAACGCCACGACGATATACACATGGGAAGGGGTGCGCGCCGTCGCCGCGGGTGTTAAGATTCCCGAAACGGGATGGTACGTCTTCGCCAAGGTCCCAGTCAGCGAGATAAGTGCGGGCATAATAAAGGCGGTGGACGACACGAGGAAGACAACCCAGAGGGCGGCACTGTACATGACGCTCATAATCCTCGCGATATCCGCCGTTCTCGTTGGCGCCGCATACAAGATTACCCAGAGCTCGATAAAGCCCCTGGAGGAGCTCAAGCGCGTGGCGCAGGCTTTGGCTGAGGGCCGGCTGAGTGAGGTGAATAGGGAGCTTAAGAGGATTCGGTACTTGGAGGACGATGAGATTGGTGCGCTCATCAAGGCCTTCGAGGCCGTAGGAAAGGACCTCGTTGGAACCTTAAACACGATAGCGACAAAACTCGAACGCCTCGCCGAGGGTGATTTAAGCAACGGCCTCAGCATGGAGGCCAAGGGTGAACTCAAAGAAATCCTCGAAGACCTCAAAGACACCAACGAGAAACTCAAGGGACTAATCGGCGAAATAGTCAACGTTACCGACGAACTTGAAAAGAAGGCGAACACCCTCGCCCAGATTTCAAAGGATGTTACAGAGGCGATTAACCAGGTCAACGAGGCCGTTCAGCAGGTCAGCATTGAAGCGCAGAGACAGCAGGAGCACATCAACGAAATAACCGAGGGAATGCGCTTCGTTGCAGAAACCAGCGCCGAAAGCGTCAGGGCAATGGAGGAGTTCGAAGGAGCCGTTGGAGAGGTAGTGAACATCGCCAACGAAGGCAGGGAGAAGAGCGAGGTCTCGGCCCAGCAGATAGAGAGCATCCAGGAGACCATGAGCAAGATTGAGCACGCCGTTACAAAGGTCGCGGAGATGAGCAGGAGTATTGAGGAGATTACGGATGTGATTACGAATATTGCCGAGCAGACGAACCTCCTTGCCCTCAACGCGGCTATTGAGGCGGCTAGGGCTGGGGAAGCTGGTAGGGGTTTTGCCGTCGTTGCCCAGGAGATTAGGAAGCTTGCCGAGGAGAGCAAGCAGGCTGCAGACAACATCAAGAACATAATCGACCAAATAACCACCGAAATCAGGGACGCAGTGGAGAGCACGGAGAAGGGCGTTGAAGTGGTTGGCGAGAGTGCCGAGACCCTCAGGGAGACGATAACCTACCTCGGCAACATCGCCGACCTCCTCCAGGAGGCCAGTGGTCGGATGGGTGAGGTGAAGGAGCAGATTATCCGCACGCAGGAGGAGGTTGATAAGGCGTTGCGTGCTTTGGAGAATTTGGCTGCGAGTGCTGAAGAAACTACAGCCAGTGCTGAGGAGGTTAGTTCTGCCGTTGAAGAGCAGACTGCTGCCACTGAGGAGCTTGAGAGGGCCGCTAACGACTTGAAGAGAATCGTCGAACAACTCAGGGAAATCATCAGCAAATTCAAACTGTGA
- a CDS encoding response regulator, producing the protein MARVLVVDDAAFMRMLLKKILTQGGHQVVGEASNGKEAVQKYQELKPDVVTMDIVMPEMDGITAVREIKKIDPNAKIIMITAVGQESKVMEALKAGASGYIVKPFQAPKVLEEINRVLSS; encoded by the coding sequence ATGGCTCGGGTTTTGGTCGTAGATGACGCCGCCTTTATGCGCATGCTCCTGAAGAAGATACTGACCCAGGGCGGCCACCAGGTGGTTGGCGAAGCCAGCAACGGAAAGGAGGCCGTTCAGAAATACCAGGAGCTCAAGCCCGACGTGGTAACGATGGACATAGTCATGCCGGAGATGGACGGAATAACGGCCGTCCGCGAGATAAAGAAAATCGACCCCAACGCCAAGATAATCATGATTACCGCCGTCGGGCAGGAGAGCAAGGTCATGGAAGCCCTCAAGGCCGGCGCCTCTGGATACATCGTCAAGCCCTTCCAGGCCCCGAAGGTGCTTGAGGAAATCAACCGCGTACTGTCGAGTTAG
- a CDS encoding chemotaxis protein CheD has protein sequence MEIKVGIGDYAVGKKEGIISTYGLGSCVGITLYDRLTKVGGLLHALLPEASYYGNKGNPAKYVDTGLQLLIRDIQKLGGNPRRAEAKLFGGAHMFTNVTNEKLMIGQRNVEVAKRELKKYGIRLVAEDTGGKGGRTIYLDLSTGKVRMRKVSGGKVIEKIY, from the coding sequence ATGGAGATAAAGGTCGGCATCGGCGACTACGCGGTCGGCAAGAAGGAGGGGATAATCAGCACCTACGGGTTAGGTAGCTGTGTCGGTATAACCCTCTACGACCGCCTAACCAAGGTTGGCGGTCTGCTCCACGCGCTCCTGCCGGAGGCGAGCTACTACGGCAACAAGGGAAACCCGGCCAAGTACGTCGATACCGGCCTGCAGTTGCTCATCAGGGACATCCAGAAGCTCGGCGGAAACCCGAGGAGGGCCGAGGCAAAGCTCTTCGGGGGGGCGCACATGTTCACCAACGTGACCAACGAGAAGCTGATGATAGGGCAGAGAAACGTCGAAGTGGCGAAGCGGGAGCTCAAGAAATACGGCATAAGACTGGTCGCGGAGGACACAGGCGGAAAGGGCGGAAGGACGATTTACCTCGACCTATCAACGGGTAAAGTCAGGATGAGGAAGGTTTCAGGTGGAAAAGTCATCGAGAAGATTTATTGA
- a CDS encoding chemotaxis protein CheC — translation MSGHKNWFSEWYQDIFREASNIAMSHALTALSNMIGEIEMEPPTVSVIPRAKFLHELASKGITNSFVVMFDITEGLSGLTILQFPKESAKALVMTLLGMDPGDEGIDEMGRSAIMEIGNILISVYTDILAKLIEEPVSLSPPKPAESLYDVEKELSRPDLRDVTEVIMFKTRFYQKDTGIESLFYLVPTKDAFDKLVGKLEAQVKDIEPEIPPEETIEPGEEVGESKVEETTESPQEEAQESTTEGSEPTINEQTEG, via the coding sequence ATGAGCGGGCACAAGAACTGGTTTTCGGAGTGGTATCAGGACATATTTAGGGAAGCCTCCAACATAGCGATGAGCCACGCTCTCACGGCGCTCTCGAACATGATAGGCGAGATAGAGATGGAGCCCCCGACCGTCAGCGTAATTCCCAGGGCAAAGTTCCTCCACGAGCTCGCAAGCAAGGGAATAACGAACAGTTTCGTTGTGATGTTCGACATAACCGAGGGGCTCAGCGGTTTGACGATACTCCAGTTCCCCAAGGAGAGTGCCAAAGCGCTCGTCATGACGCTCCTTGGAATGGACCCCGGCGACGAGGGAATAGACGAGATGGGACGCTCGGCGATAATGGAGATAGGCAACATACTGATTTCGGTTTACACGGACATCCTCGCCAAGCTCATTGAGGAGCCGGTGTCGCTGAGCCCGCCAAAGCCAGCCGAGAGCCTCTACGACGTTGAAAAGGAGCTGTCAAGGCCCGACCTCAGGGATGTCACCGAGGTCATAATGTTCAAGACACGCTTCTATCAGAAGGACACGGGAATAGAGAGCCTGTTCTACCTTGTGCCAACCAAAGACGCCTTTGACAAGCTCGTCGGCAAGCTTGAGGCCCAGGTGAAGGACATCGAGCCCGAGATACCGCCCGAAGAGACGATAGAGCCCGGGGAAGAGGTAGGGGAGAGCAAGGTTGAGGAAACCACCGAAAGCCCCCAGGAGGAAGCCCAGGAAAGCACCACGGAAGGTTCCGAGCCTACAATCAACGAGCAGACAGAGGGTTGA
- a CDS encoding chemotaxis protein CheC has protein sequence MESENYEEYIKNLDEVAKSALVETFNIGASRAADALSEMTGLTVNITVPEIEITSIKSVPEKVGEDVKVAVYIQLSGGFEGHAFFFLDFEDALRIFDLMMGQEPGTTTEFDDMVASAVMEMGNILISAFANALSEFLGTEINQTPPDIAIDFTPAILDFALADVAQHCDYTMLLKTEMKIEGIEFKEHFTIIPHPASMKKIVDTLLGGFV, from the coding sequence GTGGAATCTGAGAACTACGAGGAGTACATAAAGAACCTCGACGAGGTCGCAAAGAGCGCGCTGGTCGAGACCTTCAACATAGGTGCCTCCAGGGCGGCTGACGCGCTCAGCGAGATGACAGGTTTGACGGTGAACATCACGGTTCCGGAGATAGAGATAACCTCCATCAAGTCCGTCCCAGAGAAGGTCGGTGAGGACGTTAAGGTGGCAGTCTACATACAGCTCAGCGGGGGCTTCGAGGGCCACGCGTTCTTTTTCCTCGACTTTGAGGATGCTCTCAGGATATTCGACCTCATGATGGGCCAAGAACCCGGGACGACGACCGAGTTTGACGATATGGTTGCGTCGGCCGTCATGGAGATGGGAAACATCCTAATCTCTGCCTTCGCCAACGCCCTCAGCGAGTTTCTCGGAACGGAAATCAACCAGACGCCGCCGGACATTGCGATTGACTTCACCCCAGCGATACTGGACTTCGCGCTGGCCGACGTTGCCCAGCACTGCGACTACACGATGCTCCTCAAAACCGAGATGAAGATTGAGGGAATAGAGTTCAAGGAGCACTTCACGATTATCCCGCATCCGGCCTCGATGAAGAAGATTGTTGATACCCTGCTGGGGGGATTCGTATGA
- a CDS encoding CheF family chemotaxis protein, translating into MAVTETRVKVAIISSWKGSGRVNWRDALGVIQHDRLILKYLHMGEVVGEDNFPFSSLTDLAVNVPDNYKLNPEKEHFGMKFYVPGRGDLTLILTIGDNLLIYDEKKFQEFVHTIFETLINGKAVRLQLARIKGGAINMDSKWQDGSLRIVSVKSAKKGKTERNIVVLDPDMRPIPIFSDVEDMDVEEVDMDGKKVQAWKIKHFYVSETVTSYLYIPEKKTRLFILRYLLKYIPGYFEFIMKVSKEFPTLQAEFKEVMEKELKELESLDETEKQILMALYSGLNPLEIHQFLGLSEREIEEIYDRMIDKGLLKIVMIRKVVDLTREGRKIVNKLIEYGLVSM; encoded by the coding sequence ATGGCCGTCACAGAAACCCGGGTCAAGGTAGCCATAATCTCGTCATGGAAGGGCTCTGGTAGGGTAAACTGGCGCGATGCCCTCGGGGTTATTCAGCACGATAGGCTTATTCTGAAGTATCTTCACATGGGGGAGGTCGTTGGCGAGGACAACTTCCCGTTCTCGTCCCTGACGGACCTGGCCGTGAACGTTCCCGACAACTATAAGCTCAACCCGGAGAAGGAGCACTTCGGGATGAAGTTCTACGTCCCCGGAAGGGGCGACCTCACGCTCATCCTGACGATAGGCGACAACCTGCTCATATACGACGAGAAGAAGTTTCAGGAGTTCGTCCACACGATTTTCGAGACGCTTATAAACGGAAAGGCCGTGAGACTACAGCTCGCGAGGATTAAGGGCGGAGCGATAAACATGGACTCCAAGTGGCAGGACGGTTCGCTGAGGATAGTCTCCGTCAAGTCCGCCAAGAAGGGAAAAACCGAGAGGAACATCGTGGTTCTCGACCCCGACATGAGGCCCATCCCGATATTCTCGGACGTTGAGGACATGGACGTCGAGGAAGTTGACATGGACGGTAAGAAGGTTCAGGCGTGGAAGATAAAGCACTTCTACGTGAGCGAGACCGTAACGTCCTACCTCTACATCCCCGAGAAGAAGACGAGGCTCTTCATCCTGCGCTACCTGCTCAAGTACATACCAGGCTACTTTGAGTTCATCATGAAGGTCTCGAAGGAGTTCCCAACGCTCCAGGCGGAGTTCAAGGAGGTAATGGAGAAAGAACTTAAAGAACTTGAAAGCCTCGACGAGACGGAGAAGCAAATACTCATGGCGCTCTACTCCGGTCTAAACCCGCTCGAGATACACCAGTTCCTCGGCCTCAGCGAGAGGGAAATCGAAGAAATCTACGACAGGATGATAGACAAGGGGCTCCTCAAGATAGTCATGATAAGGAAGGTCGTAGACCTCACGAGGGAAGGAAGAAAAATAGTGAACAAGCTAATCGAATACGGCCTCGTCTCTATGTGA
- a CDS encoding chemotaxis protein CheW, with amino-acid sequence MEDLSQYLDEFLADARDRIDSLSNAILTLEKIVKEGGSEEEKKAMIDQIFRDAHTLKGTAATMGFMKLSEVAHKMENLFDLVRSGKIEPTPELIDVLLEFLDIIEAMVDNIEETGEEGDFDVDELFEKAQKFFDQAGAGGGKKEEEKEGKEEKAPEEGESEEAGAPEAPPAGNRYLVKVYFQKDAPLRGVRAFLILSDLEELGVVVETNPERKVIEDGKADVDVLEFVIETEEDPEKIKTVVSRHPEVEKVEVQTLGGETVASGEGAKVEGGEKKYEVTVYLQKDAPLKGVRSYLVLQDLQKVGLVEKTEPNEIDIQNGELIDGYYFRVILRTNLNKEDIVKIITKHPDVESADVREVGEGAPAQAQPKAEKKEAKKEEKAEKKGKKAIKGPIKTPKVKISKIIKVDVGHLDRLMNLVGELVITKGRLEQIAERLGDRELLETLSTLSRLLTELQDEIMEMRLTPVAEVFNKFPRMVRELARKMGKEVEFIIEGADIEVDRTILDKLGDVLVHLLRNAIDHGIEPPEEREKLGKPRAGRLELIAKRERSHVEIIVRDDGRGIDPEKIKRKAVEKGLITPEQAAEMSDEEAINLIFLPGFSTKDQVTDVSGRGVGMDVVKEVVKSLNGSIAVYSEVGKGTTFVLKLPVSMAIIQALLIKVQDEVYAVPINNILESIEIKRENLKSIGGKEVIVLRGEIIPVIMLHELFGLPMPELEEFPALVVDLGAQKVAIGVDELLHKKDIVIKSLGKMLSHISGFAGATILGDGSVVLIIEINGLLGGGRGGI; translated from the coding sequence GTGGAGGACCTTTCACAGTACCTTGATGAGTTCCTCGCCGACGCGAGGGATAGGATAGACAGCCTCAGCAACGCCATACTCACGCTGGAGAAGATAGTCAAGGAAGGTGGCAGTGAGGAAGAGAAGAAGGCAATGATAGACCAGATTTTCCGCGACGCCCACACGCTCAAGGGTACGGCCGCGACGATGGGCTTCATGAAGCTCAGCGAAGTGGCCCACAAGATGGAGAACCTCTTCGACCTCGTCAGGAGCGGTAAGATTGAGCCAACTCCCGAGCTTATAGACGTTCTCCTCGAATTTCTCGACATAATAGAGGCGATGGTCGACAACATCGAGGAGACCGGGGAGGAGGGCGACTTCGACGTTGACGAGCTCTTCGAAAAGGCCCAGAAGTTCTTCGACCAGGCGGGGGCAGGCGGTGGAAAGAAGGAAGAGGAAAAGGAGGGGAAAGAGGAGAAAGCCCCCGAAGAGGGAGAATCTGAAGAAGCTGGGGCGCCAGAAGCTCCCCCCGCCGGCAACCGCTACCTCGTGAAGGTCTACTTCCAGAAGGACGCCCCCCTGAGGGGGGTCAGGGCTTTTCTCATTCTCTCCGACCTGGAGGAGCTTGGAGTCGTCGTCGAGACCAACCCCGAGAGGAAGGTCATCGAGGACGGAAAGGCAGACGTTGATGTGCTCGAGTTCGTCATAGAGACCGAAGAGGACCCGGAGAAGATTAAAACAGTCGTTTCTCGGCATCCCGAGGTTGAGAAGGTCGAGGTTCAGACGCTCGGCGGCGAGACAGTTGCGAGCGGAGAGGGCGCAAAGGTTGAGGGAGGAGAAAAGAAATACGAGGTCACCGTTTACCTCCAGAAGGACGCCCCACTCAAAGGTGTTCGCTCTTATCTCGTTCTCCAGGACCTTCAGAAGGTTGGCCTCGTTGAGAAGACCGAACCAAATGAGATTGACATCCAGAACGGCGAGCTGATTGACGGTTACTACTTCAGGGTCATTCTGAGGACGAACCTCAACAAGGAGGACATAGTTAAGATAATCACCAAGCACCCGGACGTCGAGAGCGCCGACGTTAGGGAAGTAGGAGAGGGCGCTCCGGCCCAGGCCCAGCCCAAAGCCGAAAAGAAGGAGGCGAAAAAGGAAGAGAAGGCCGAAAAGAAAGGGAAAAAGGCCATAAAAGGCCCGATAAAGACGCCAAAGGTCAAGATTTCCAAGATAATCAAGGTGGACGTGGGGCACCTAGACAGGCTGATGAACCTCGTCGGTGAGCTCGTCATCACCAAGGGAAGGCTTGAGCAGATAGCGGAGAGGCTCGGCGACAGGGAGCTTCTCGAGACGCTGTCAACGCTCTCAAGGCTCCTCACCGAGCTGCAGGACGAGATAATGGAGATGCGTCTCACACCGGTCGCAGAGGTCTTCAACAAGTTCCCGAGGATGGTCCGTGAGCTCGCGAGGAAGATGGGCAAGGAAGTTGAGTTCATCATCGAGGGAGCGGACATCGAGGTTGACAGGACGATACTCGACAAGCTCGGTGACGTTCTCGTCCACCTCCTCAGGAACGCCATAGACCACGGCATTGAGCCACCGGAGGAGCGCGAGAAGCTCGGCAAGCCGAGGGCGGGAAGGCTTGAGCTCATAGCAAAGCGCGAGAGGAGCCACGTCGAAATAATCGTCAGGGACGACGGAAGGGGGATAGACCCTGAGAAGATTAAGAGGAAGGCCGTGGAGAAGGGCCTCATAACCCCGGAGCAGGCCGCGGAGATGAGCGACGAGGAGGCGATAAACCTAATCTTCCTGCCGGGCTTCAGCACCAAGGACCAGGTCACGGACGTTTCTGGAAGAGGAGTTGGTATGGACGTCGTCAAGGAGGTCGTCAAGAGCCTCAACGGAAGCATAGCCGTTTACAGCGAGGTCGGAAAGGGAACGACCTTCGTGCTCAAGCTGCCCGTGAGCATGGCCATCATCCAGGCGCTCCTCATCAAGGTGCAGGACGAGGTCTACGCGGTTCCGATAAACAACATCCTTGAGAGCATCGAGATAAAGCGCGAGAACCTCAAGAGCATCGGCGGAAAGGAGGTCATAGTTCTCCGCGGTGAGATTATACCTGTCATAATGCTCCACGAGCTCTTCGGCCTGCCGATGCCCGAGCTTGAGGAGTTCCCGGCCTTGGTTGTTGACCTCGGCGCCCAGAAGGTGGCCATAGGAGTTGACGAGCTTCTCCACAAGAAGGACATCGTCATCAAGAGCCTCGGCAAGATGCTCTCGCACATCAGCGGCTTCGCAGGAGCGACCATACTCGGTGACGGTAGCGTCGTGCTGATTATCGAGATTAACGGTCTCCTCGGAGGTGGGCGTGGTGGAATCTGA
- a CDS encoding CheR family methyltransferase codes for MMDYKDPGYLKIKEELFRHLKVSSDAYKDSYLMRRIRARMRKLGITNFMEYYRLIRTNKKELDELLLTVAINVTEFFRDPVVWKTFERKVIPELVKIKREQHSSSLKIWSAACSTGQEPYSIAMTLYEALGENLGGFRVQILATDIDREALAVAMRGEYPVDVVEKQVPRHMIPKYFTRVSDERYRVSPKVKRLVKFQQFNLFSPRYPTGFDVIFIRNVLIYIKREAQEEIFAKLYDSLEDHGFLILGKTETILGNAAKLFKLYDLVARIYRKNLEVKKHGSGFGRR; via the coding sequence ATGATGGACTACAAGGACCCCGGCTACCTGAAGATTAAGGAGGAGCTCTTTCGGCACCTCAAGGTTAGCAGTGACGCCTACAAGGATTCATACCTCATGCGAAGAATACGCGCGAGGATGAGAAAGCTGGGGATTACGAACTTCATGGAGTATTACCGCCTGATTAGGACCAACAAAAAGGAGCTAGACGAACTGCTCCTGACGGTGGCCATAAACGTGACCGAGTTCTTCCGGGACCCCGTCGTGTGGAAGACCTTCGAGAGAAAGGTCATACCCGAGCTCGTGAAGATAAAGAGGGAACAACACAGCTCCTCGCTCAAGATATGGAGCGCGGCCTGCTCCACGGGACAGGAGCCCTACTCAATAGCGATGACCCTCTACGAGGCCCTTGGAGAGAACCTCGGCGGCTTCAGGGTGCAGATACTCGCGACCGACATAGACAGGGAAGCCCTTGCAGTCGCGATGCGCGGCGAATACCCGGTTGACGTCGTTGAGAAGCAGGTTCCGAGGCACATGATACCTAAGTACTTCACGAGGGTCAGCGACGAGCGCTACCGCGTCTCACCGAAGGTGAAGAGGCTCGTTAAGTTCCAGCAGTTCAACCTCTTCAGCCCGAGGTATCCAACGGGTTTCGACGTCATATTCATCCGCAACGTGCTGATTTACATCAAGAGGGAGGCGCAGGAGGAGATATTTGCCAAGCTGTACGACTCCCTCGAAGACCACGGTTTCCTGATTCTGGGTAAAACCGAGACGATACTCGGAAACGCGGCAAAGCTGTTCAAATTGTACGACCTCGTCGCGAGGATTTATCGCAAGAACCTGGAGGTGAAGAAGCATGGCTCGGGTTTTGGTCGTAGATGA
- a CDS encoding protein-glutamate methylesterase/protein-glutamine glutaminase — translation MPLSSPKKKIRVLVVDDSAFMRKILRDIINSDPELEVCCEARDGIEAINMVKLHKPDVVTLDIEMPRMNGLDALRVIMKQSPTPVIMVSALTQEGAEATIKALEYGAIDFIPKPSSSISLSMKEMKDEIIAKIKEAAKVPRRFLELKRTRLLRAQKSKVKRKGVPARIAVAMAASTGGPQSLLKVFPKFPEHLGAAILLVQHMPPGFTKSFAKRLDSVSKLNVKEAEDGEPIEEDWAYVAPGDYHMEVELRRGKPVITLNKKPKIHGVRPAADPMMITAAEVFGRRTVGVVMTGMGRDGAQGIVAIKKKGGITIAQDKETSIIYGMPKAAAETGMVDYIVPLDKIADTVVMAVNKIKRGGGGGGPFTVP, via the coding sequence ATGCCCCTGAGCTCACCCAAGAAAAAGATTAGGGTACTCGTCGTTGATGACTCCGCCTTCATGCGCAAGATACTCAGGGATATAATCAACTCCGACCCCGAGCTAGAAGTCTGTTGCGAAGCCCGTGATGGAATCGAGGCCATAAACATGGTCAAGCTCCACAAGCCCGACGTGGTAACGCTCGACATTGAGATGCCACGAATGAACGGCCTCGACGCCCTCAGGGTTATAATGAAGCAGAGCCCGACGCCGGTAATCATGGTGAGCGCACTCACGCAGGAGGGGGCCGAGGCAACGATAAAGGCCCTCGAGTACGGGGCGATTGACTTCATCCCCAAGCCCAGCTCTTCCATTTCCCTCAGCATGAAGGAGATGAAGGACGAGATAATCGCGAAAATCAAGGAGGCAGCGAAGGTTCCAAGGAGATTCCTTGAGCTCAAGAGGACGAGACTGCTGAGGGCCCAGAAGAGCAAGGTCAAGAGGAAAGGGGTTCCCGCGAGGATTGCGGTTGCAATGGCGGCCTCAACCGGTGGACCGCAGTCCCTCCTCAAGGTTTTCCCCAAGTTCCCCGAGCACCTCGGCGCGGCAATCCTGCTCGTCCAGCACATGCCCCCCGGCTTCACGAAGTCCTTCGCCAAGAGGCTCGACAGCGTCAGCAAGCTCAACGTGAAGGAGGCGGAAGACGGCGAGCCCATCGAGGAGGACTGGGCCTACGTTGCACCGGGCGACTACCACATGGAGGTCGAGCTGAGGCGCGGAAAGCCCGTGATAACCCTCAACAAGAAGCCGAAGATACACGGTGTAAGGCCTGCCGCCGACCCGATGATGATTACCGCCGCGGAGGTCTTCGGCAGGAGAACCGTCGGCGTCGTCATGACGGGAATGGGACGAGACGGGGCCCAGGGAATAGTCGCCATCAAGAAGAAGGGCGGAATCACCATCGCGCAGGACAAGGAGACCTCGATAATCTACGGAATGCCAAAGGCGGCCGCCGAGACGGGCATGGTTGACTACATCGTGCCGCTCGATAAAATCGCCGACACCGTTGTGATGGCAGTGAACAAGATAAAGCGGGGTGGTGGCGGTGGAGGACCTTTCACAGTACCTTGA